The DNA sequence TATGGTGAAAAGCTGCAATTCGAGCTCAATGATCGCGCTCAGAAGCATGGGTTCCACAGTAAGTGGTGGTTAACGAGAACGCAGGCTGTGAAGAACGCCCTCACGTTTAAAAACAACGCACGTAGCTCCATCATTCTCTCGAAGAGCTCACTCAGGTTGTACCACTCCAGTCAGTTGGTTGGCGGAGAAGCACTCATGACACATCCCGTATCAGGCGGCTCGAGGAAGCTCTACAGCAGGAAGGGAGATGCATATCAGGTGCTGTGCGAACACATCCGTCAGAACGCCTTCAACAGCGGTCTCTACTTTACGAGACGGCAGCTGGAGTTCTTCAAGTTGGCGGTGCAGCCGAGTCAAGCACCTGTGATGATGGATGTCTCATCTGGGGAGCGGTTCCTCATCTTCAACGTGGAGCAACTCGAGGACCCCGAAGTGGCACTGAGGACTCTCGACCGCTCACCAGTGAGCATTCCgaccttccttctctcagGTGAACCGATGCAGCACGAAGGGGTAAAAAGGCTTCCCAGGTTTAAGAGCAATTACTGGCTAAGCGGGCGTGATGCTGAGCTGTACCAGTGGCCAATCAAAGAAtcagagaagaagaggggagtAACGCTAAAGAACGAGGGGAGTGCGTCGCTGCAGGTGGAGTTGTTTAACGTAGAACAGCTGGCAAACCCTGAAGAAGCATTCGCCAAGGCTGGACTCTTTGTCCAGTGATAGAGTGAGTTACCGCGCGAATGGGAACGAAGAGGGCGAACcataaacaaaagagaagaacaGCACCTCCGGGAAACCCCCaacggggaagaaaaagcaagcaaCCGGAGGACAGGAACTCAAAAAATCTTATAAAAGGGAGGAACCGCGGGAAAGTGAtcgttcttttttacacGCAAATGAACTCATGCAGTAGGGGGAGAGATGGGTTGGCGCTGCACTCACtacgaaggaaaagaagtagGAGAGCGAAAATCTAGTTGTATTTATGGGTGACGAGGTGCGACCAAGGATCTTCGATATGCGCTGCTAAACCAGTTAACCGGGTGTGCGTTTATACTCATTTACACGGGAAAGGCACAAGATGCGGTGTTGGGGGACAGCGAAGAGAGTGTCCTTCAAGATTGAACGGAATTGTTTGGACATGGTAAAAGAGATCATGGGGCGTAGAGTGAATTACTAGGGCAACGGTCGAACACAACCACGCCACCTATACTTGGTGTGGTTTACCTCTTCTCTGTTGACTCCTCAGgtctttgttttgctgcttGATCCCCCAGCATAGTGCCTCCAAGTGGTTAGAGGTTTGTGAACCGAGGTGTGTGCGTCACAGGTTCAGTAGCATTAACCGTTCCTCCCTTACTTTATTTCTGAGAAATTACGTTATTTCTACCACACTTTTTCTCCGCACATGGGGCAAAGTTTCCCATTCCTCCGTGTGGCACGCGCCACTGTCTTGCcagttatatatttatttatatatccgCCTTTTTGTCTTCATCTGCCCCGGTTGGTAGTTGTGCGCGTATCACCTTGGGCCAGGCTTGTCGCGCAGCATAGATTAATGCACTTGTTTATTGGCTAAGGAGTTTTGTGGGCCTTTTGTACGTTCTGAGGGCATTGAGTGGGCTGTCGATTTTGTTGTAAAGGGGTGGAGAAACTGATTGTGGCTACGCCAATTGGGAACCATGTCTGCTTCACTCTGCCGCAcatggggagggggaaaaagaagtaaagtgGAAGAGTGAAGGAGTGAGTTGTCAAACGTACTCGTGCCGTTATTCTGTGCATACGTAACCTCTGTCTTGCAGAGCCCCACCCCAATATTTTTGCGGGTCacctccttccctccccccccctttccctcatttttGGTGTTCTCTTCCCAAATTTTATTCATTCCCTTCCACGGGAGCGTCCCATTAAATGATTTCCCCAAAGTTCTTTATCTTAccgattttgttttctctgttttgcAGAGGATTTACTAGCTTTTGCTGTTTGACAGTCCGAAGCAAAGCAACAAAGAGAGTAGTAAAAAAGAACCATGCTCACGACGTGTTTCGCTCAGTTGTGGTAATATTCTTCCCCGATGCTCTCCGTTTCAGTTTATTTCACCTGTCACACACGTCCAAAAGCACACCGGCCCTCACCGTGAGTCTCACATGCATCCGTACTCGGGTCCAGCCGTCAATTcaggtggaggaggaggaaggggctGGCAGCGTCCAGACACCTCTGAAGTAGAGGTGTGTAGGAGGGGAATGCGAGAGGAGTAAAATAATTAACCTCTATGGGATGGATACTAGACGGAAAGAACAAGCTTATGTATAAGCGGCTTACGCATGTAATAGTCAATTTGTCTTTAATGTGGATAAAACATGCTTTCCTGGTTGTGCTGAACTCTCCGTTCATCTTGCCTTACATCTTTTTCGTGTGCTTCTCTTTCCGTTCGTGCCTGTGTAAACCTAAACTCACACTGTCGTTTAAACTATTACGAACAAAACCCGAGGGTTCGCGTGGCCTTCGCTTCCGGAGCATTGATTGTCATCACTGCGGGGGACGCGGGTGAACACGCTACGGCACTCATTTATAGACGTAGACACATCAGGCATAGCGCAACGCACCTGACATATAAGTTAAATGCGGTGTTCAGCGCGCCTTGCCGCTGTCTTTACGCCGGCGATGCCTCATTTGGATGCTTTTCTCAGACGTCACACCCGACCCGATCACCGATTGCGCCATCATCCACTGTGGCTCAGTGAAGAAGACCTGCAGCACCTAGGAAACATTTCCATCGACAGGACGAACCATTGTGGCAGCAGTCTATGTAAAGCGGACGGGCCTCTACCAACTGTGCTGGTGGAAGCTCCACGCACGGTTTTCCTCTACAACATGGACCAACTTCCTCCTGAATGCGAGGTCCGGTGGCAGTTTCCGCCCGTAGACGTGCCATCGTCGGTGAGCAGTATGACAGGTTACAAACTTAAATCCCGCGAACTACTGGAAAAAGCCCGCCATGAGATGGGCTACGAGTCCAACTGGTGGGGCACAAAGGCGGCGTGGGCCAAGAAAGGAGTCATGGTGGATATGAACTTGCTACCCACGCCCGTTCCTTCATTACATGTCAGCCAATTCCTTCACATATCATTCCTCGTGAACGGTGATCACGTATTGAAGAACTCGTACATCTCTGGGAAGACCGGATCATTAAAATCTTGGACAAGCCATGAGGGTGTACCATCGGCATACGAGGATTTTCAGCGGCTGGTGAAAGAACATATGCAGGCCCATAGTTTTGCCTCTCCTCTATACTTCTCGGAGTCTTCACTCCGGAACGCAGGGATTTCCATCCGGCCAGGTGTTCAACCCCTGGACTTTTCCGATGTTCAACACACGAACAGCTACATAGGGAACAGGAAACTTGCGCTTCAGGAACTCACAACTACCTACCAACAATACTACCACTTGTCACAGCTTGTATTCCCAGCTGGCTACAGAATTCCACGGTCCGTAGTTGAGGTGGAGCGTCAGAACCCCGGTGTGCCAATCCACGGAATGACTGGTCGATTGCTGAGTGTCCCTGAGCTACATCCCGAAGCAATCGTGAACTCCAGCGCACCTGAATTGGCACCGTTTGTGATGCGGGGCAGCAATGAGACCGGCAGTAATGAGCCCAACAATGTTTCATCAGTTGTGGACTTGGAATCCCCGTGTGCTGCGTATGGAAGGAACTTGTGGTACTTACCACAAGACGTGCTTGAAGCGGGTGGTGTGGTTGATCCAAACGCAATGCCCGTGGAGGCTGCTGTTGGTAGTCACTCTGACAAGAGGCGGCGCAAACTTTACAATGTCGAACAATTGGTGATTCCACTTGAGGGTTACAAAGCAGTTGGTTGCATTGCTACCATGAACCGTTTCGTTCAGTCAGACAAGCCGCCATGTGCTGGAACCTTAGCGGGTGATGAGTTGGGGTAGCAATTGGTGAGCCCTGGGAAAAGTGGAGACTCGCCCAGGACTCTGAGTGGAGAAAACAGCGATGAAGAGGGGGGTTTTGGGGTAAGCTAATAGTTGCCGAGCTCGGTAGAAGGATCACGGACGGTTGGCCCTCGCGGTGGAGCGAACGGCGGAACGCCTTGAGTTTGGCACCATATGTTTGCGTTGTCTGCACGAAGGGGTGCCAAGTGATTCGTTTCACaagttattattttcacaTACAACTCTTTTACTctcctttcatttgtcgATTCTGCACCTATCCCTGCGACCTGCTACCGGCCTTGGATGGCGAACTTCTTTGTGCATTGAATCTGGATCCCACTTCCCTTTCCAATTTTATTCTCCAGTGACAATTTTGtgccattctttttttcagtcATCCCTGTTTGTTTGGAGGGGGATTCTCGATGTGGTGGCATCACTGGTGCTGGTAGAAACCCAACCTGGGAACGGAGAGCCTCTACCACACGTCGGCTCCGTGCGAACCGAGCGCCTCCCGGGTCCTAGcgggtgttttttttttctaaattcGTTTTGATGTATTGTTGTGAGAGTTTAGGGACCTGCAGGAGGGATACAAGGTGTTGTGAAACGGGTTGGGCTACAAATCGTGTGCTTATAATTCTTTTTCTCGTTTCGGTTGTTTCTGCGAGCTAGGCCAGTGAAAGAATTTGAGAATTGGGCTTCCATAAGCTGGCTGTTATGACGAGCAAGCATGTGGTGGGGAATGTTTTCGCTGCTACGGCTGTTCTGCGATGTGGACGCTTCGTCAGCGGTACGCGATTAGGATGTAGCTCCGGGAAAATTATTATCCCGACACTTCCTACTTCAGGGGTGGTTGAAAGGAACCTCGGATCGTTTTCCTCCACTTCGGCTCTGGGCCGTGGAAGCAGCGAGTACTACGAAAACAAGAGGATGGACCCTGCAGTGGGACAATTTCTTGGCGGTGATGCCAGTGCTACACttcggcggcagcagcagcttgAGCATTTTCGCAACGCTACGGAGGACGCCGCCGTGAGGATATGGCGGGACTCTAAGAGCCACATTCGACGGCAGGAAAAACTTGTGCAAGATATAGGTGTAGAAGGGGCAGTTCGAGAGCTGCTCCAGCCTACACAAATTTCATTTCGTCAGGAGCTACGTCAGCGCCCATTGGACCGCGGTATCCTGGAGGAAATATATAAGGGACTGCACGGGAGGCGGATCGAAAGGCAGTTGAAAAGGGGTGTGTCATGGGAGCATTGGATTACAAAGGGTGATGGCACCGCACCGGTGTTCACCGCCTCTAGGAAGGCACAGCAAACATTTGCGTTTGGTGGTAACATTAAGCTAGTGGCGAAGGCGACACACCCCAAACAGTTCCCGGTTATGGCCATGGGTGGAGGGTATGAAAGCAGCAACGGTGTTTTCGCAATGGGGGAGTCGCAGCGTTTGGTGCCGGAGGTTGCGTTTGTTGGTCGCACTTCGAGTGGAAAATCGTCACTGGTGAATGCCATTGTAAATGCGATGGTTGCACCGTATGGGCACCTGCAGGGGACGACTAGCTCCGTTAACTTCTACAACATTGCAGACAAAATAGTACTTGTAGACTGCCCGGGGTACGGTTATTACAATCCAATGGAAACACCTCATCTGGACGCGGAGAATGCCGTGGCGTCAATGCGTGCGTATCTCACTTCATGCAGCCGTTGCGTTGACGAGAAGCAAGCGGTGGCGGGTACGGGCCGTATCAACATAGCAGAGCGGGCCGCTAAGGACAAGGCGGCAAAGCATGGGAACAGAAGTCGCATTCGTGCTCCGGGTGTACCTCGTCCGATTAAGCGTGTATTCGTTTGTGTGTCTGCACGCGGGATGCAACACAGTGATTTGGCGTACCTGGACCACCTAGAGACtctctcccttcccttctctgtTGTTCTCACAAAAACGGATGCCGCGCCCATTCGATTTCTTGCGCGGCTTGCGGACCACACACGCTGCCAGCTTGTTCATTACAAGAATTGCAAGGAGCTACTTCTAACGAGCTCACTTCGGCTTGCCGGAATTGACAAAATGCAGAGTCTTATTGGAAGTATGGCACTTGGGGAAGACAAGCTGCATGGCGCGACGACTGACTTCAGCGCCATTGTTTAACGTTCTAGTCTTTTTTGTGACTGCAAACTGGTGTTTCGGTGAAGTGCCTGTCTTGTTGGTTGGGTGCGAACTGTGTTGAGATACCGTGGAGATTATGGGTTCTTGAAATTACGAAACCAGGTTCACGCGGCCAAGTCACTtctgttaatttttttttcatctatCTACATAACTAGCGGTAGAGAACGATAATTGTACACATACAAaagtttttgttcttcacaGTTTTGGGCCGAAAAAGCGAAGTACAGGCAGACCATATAGTCAGTGTACTTCAAGTTTCCTTTCACCTCAGTGGATCGAAGTCGTATCAGTGAGGCGCTCGTTTCGCATCTCGTTTCACATATTCCCATCCTTGGCTCGTCGATATGAGCCAAAGCCGTGTTCCTATAAGGTATGGAGCCTTTATTCACCTCTCCTGCGACGAAGGGTACGTTACAGCGGGAGGGTTGGGTAATGAAGGGTTGTTCATACGGAACAAGAATGAGCTAAGCGACGATGCCGAGCCACTACCGCTTTTTGGGTTTGAAACAAGCGTTTTTCAGATCCTACCTCCAACAGTGGCTAAAGTCGCGGCAGAGGAGGGGTTGAGCAAAGGCAACCGGGCTCCAAACAGCAACCCTCTTTCGGACGGTGTCAGTAATATTTACTCGACACAACAGGTGACTTTCGGGCAATTGTTTGTGCTGGTCCATGCGGTGAGCCGCCTACACGTGGCGGCACTGCCGTCGGAACCTTCTGAGAGGGACCCTGACTGCGCCCGGCTTGTGCTCGCACCGCCTGGTGAAATTGAGCAAACCTTCTGCCAGTTTATCTTCACACCGCGTTACACAACGCACGGTGAAGGAGATGTCGTGTGCCGAGGTGATGAAGTATTGGTGCAGCTGTCCAGCATCCCTATATTCCTTCAAACTACGGTGGTGTCACCTACACGCCCGGTAAAACACGAAACTTTTGGAAGTGCAAGCTTCCCCTACGAACCGACTGATGGATGTGGACGTGGGAACAGTTGGAGTGCTGGCACCCGTATGGCACTATCTGCTGTGTTGGGAGCACCAGAGGTTAACTTATCGGAGGCAAAAGCactcgtttttgttgttgagcGCTATGACATCGATCGAGATAAAGCGGAACATCAACGTATTCTGCACCGCATCCCCCGGCCGTGCGTTTCCGCAGGTGTGCCGGTAATATTTTACCATCTCGAGCACAAGCGGGTACTGGCTACGAGTGTCGCAATGCCCCCTTGCCAAGGGGGTGGCAAGATTGGAGTGTCAGGCGTGGCGCCAAGGGGCAATGAAGGTGGTGGGGAACGCGATCATTTGCTCAAGACAAGACAGACTCACTCAGTGATGGGAAATGTTACCGTGATATGCCACGCTTCAGGGAGGTTTGCTGCGGCGGGGAGTTCGAAGTCGCAGGGAAGTGATTCCCATTCCGCAGGAGCGACAAGCCTCGACTCCGACCCATGTAGCACTAAAGGAAAGGCACCCGATGACCGTAAAAGGGTGAATGGTGTCGGTGGTGCCGCCCTCCCGCTCTTCGCAGTGGATAAGGGTGTAGCTGATGGAACGTTCAGTGAAGAGGGAGCCCTCAGCGGGTTGCAGTGCAGTTGCACCGCTTTGTGGATATTAGAAAACGAGCAACCAACGGTAGGTGGGGCCGTGAATATGAATTCGGGAGTGTATCGCCTCCGTCAAGCCTGTTCTAACTTATACGTTGCTGTGGAAGGGTCAGCCGTTGATACTATACTTGAGGGGGACGGTTCTCCTGAGGGATCTGTTGTGTCGCAGAGGTCCTGTTGTAACCTCACTGGAGATATCGTAAACGAGGAGGGGGGTGATGTGGTTCGCCCCACAACGCTGTCCATGATTCCGCCACCACGTACACCGAAAGACCTTCAACGCACACTTTTCAGACTAAGCCCCATGTTTAACACAGATTGCGGGTATCTTATCGAGAATGACTGCTTGCTACTGCAGAACGTCGCCACAGACATGTATCTGTGCACAAGTGAGGGAAGTGAAACTCTTTCTCTATCATGGAAGCCATCAAATATTGATTTGATAGTCGTCCGAAGGGCCGCAACGGACGTCCAGGATAGCGTCCTATTTCTTTGGTCCCAATGTGAAACACTTAGTGGGTACCGTGATGCCTTCCAGGTACTGACAACGGAAGGAACGGCAACGCACCAGCAACAAACGGAAACGGACGGTGAACATGGACAGGGCAGGTATCCTTCGGCAGAAGGCTCAACCAGCCCCACTCTGATGGAAGGAAGAATGGCAATTGTATCGGATTATAATCACATTCCAGAAAGTTTTGTACGACCTAGCAAAACGTGCCCCAAAGGCAGTAACGTAGGTACTGGTTAT is a window from the Trypanosoma brucei brucei TREU927 chromosome 8, complete sequence genome containing:
- a CDS encoding mitochondrial RNA binding protein (similar to GP:28396150: mitochondrial RNA-binding protein RBP38 {Trypanosoma brucei}(PMID:12796301)), with amino-acid sequence MFRRLTQYTGVVGAVRTIVVFSQQHHILESNQKARSSPSNVWIEDWEAESYGLTPEPGAVSTQLLLDKPLELYNFDQLLSPPEVMEAPKHSSYSSRKVYGEKLQFELNDRAQKHGFHSKWWLTRTQAVKNALTFKNNARSSIILSKSSLRLYHSSQLVGGEALMTHPVSGGSRKLYSRKGDAYQVLCEHIRQNAFNSGLYFTRRQLEFFKLAVQPSQAPVMMDVSSGERFLIFNVEQLEDPEVALRTLDRSPVSIPTFLLSGEPMQHEGVKRLPRFKSNYWLSGRDAELYQWPIKESEKKRGVTLKNEGSASLQVELFNVEQLANPEEAFAKAGLFVQ